From Candidatus Pedobacter colombiensis, one genomic window encodes:
- a CDS encoding M28 family peptidase, translating into MKKQLLYTSLVLLIGYTALAQNKEAIKFSQTINKDNAYKHLSVLASDEYEGRETGKKGGWMAADYIKAHFKNLGLKGPVKGDYFQPIDMVTYGLSQVLTIEGQPAEPLKDFYVLSPSVSDKGFAFNSSSVLFAGYGLSKEGYNDYEGLNVAGKVVMIFKSGDPSTSSGSKNSGGNLNTKIKFLSDNKAQAVLVIDPMVDAMPGNFKSYLQAEQLVMKTKENLDRMKGPQSIPVIYIRTGVANQLLKSSKTTVEAVKKQIAESDKPASQELKIAVTASAKKTETKVRAENVLGFLEGSDPKLKNEVLVITAHYDHIGITPNVSGDDKINNGADDDGSGTTGVLMIAEAFAKAKKAGKGPKRSILFMTVTGEEKGLLGSEWYSEYPVFPLENTIADLNIDMIGRGDKEHASDNNFVYIIGSDMLSSDLDRIGKKANKDYVKMNLDERYNNRTDPNRFYYRSDHYNFAKHGIPVIFYFNGVHEDYHQPGDEISKIDFPMLAKRARLVYFTAWELANGAKRPVVDKNEDGTKKK; encoded by the coding sequence ATGAAAAAACAATTGCTATATACCAGTCTTGTTCTGTTAATTGGTTACACTGCCCTTGCACAGAATAAAGAAGCCATTAAGTTTAGTCAAACCATTAATAAAGACAATGCCTATAAGCATCTTTCTGTTTTGGCCTCTGATGAATACGAGGGTAGAGAAACAGGTAAAAAAGGTGGTTGGATGGCCGCTGATTATATCAAGGCTCACTTTAAAAATTTAGGCTTAAAAGGTCCGGTGAAAGGAGATTATTTTCAGCCAATAGACATGGTAACTTATGGGCTTTCGCAGGTTTTAACCATAGAAGGCCAACCTGCAGAACCCTTGAAAGATTTCTATGTCTTGTCTCCTTCAGTATCAGATAAAGGATTTGCTTTTAATTCATCTAGCGTACTATTTGCCGGATATGGGCTTAGCAAAGAAGGTTATAATGACTATGAGGGCTTAAATGTTGCCGGAAAAGTGGTGATGATTTTTAAATCCGGCGATCCTTCTACATCCTCGGGTTCAAAAAATTCCGGGGGTAATCTCAACACTAAAATAAAGTTTTTATCTGACAACAAAGCTCAGGCTGTTTTGGTTATAGATCCTATGGTAGATGCAATGCCTGGTAATTTCAAAAGCTATTTACAAGCTGAACAACTGGTGATGAAAACCAAAGAAAATCTTGACCGCATGAAGGGGCCACAAAGTATACCGGTGATCTACATTAGGACGGGGGTAGCCAACCAGCTGCTTAAGTCATCTAAAACCACAGTTGAAGCGGTAAAGAAGCAAATTGCTGAAAGTGACAAACCTGCATCCCAGGAGTTGAAAATTGCGGTTACCGCAAGTGCAAAAAAGACGGAAACGAAGGTTAGGGCCGAAAACGTGCTTGGCTTTCTGGAAGGCTCTGATCCTAAGCTAAAAAATGAGGTATTGGTTATTACCGCACATTACGACCATATTGGTATAACACCAAATGTTAGCGGCGATGATAAAATTAACAATGGGGCGGATGATGATGGCTCGGGGACTACCGGAGTATTAATGATTGCCGAAGCCTTTGCTAAAGCTAAAAAGGCAGGAAAAGGGCCTAAGCGAAGCATCTTATTCATGACGGTAACTGGTGAAGAAAAAGGATTACTTGGATCGGAATGGTATTCGGAATACCCGGTCTTTCCACTGGAGAATACCATTGCAGATTTAAATATTGACATGATTGGCCGTGGCGACAAAGAGCATGCTTCGGATAACAACTTTGTTTATATCATTGGTTCTGATATGCTAAGCAGTGACCTGGACCGAATAGGTAAAAAAGCCAATAAAGATTATGTAAAAATGAACCTGGACGAAAGGTATAACAACCGCACTGATCCTAACCGTTTTTATTATCGTTCTGATCATTACAACTTTGCAAAGCATGGTATTCCGGTGATCTTCTACTTTAATGGCGTTCATGAAGATTATCACCAACCGGGAGACGAGATTAGCAAAATCGATTTTCCAATGTTGGCCAAAAGAGCAAGATTGGTTTACTTTACCGCATGGGAATTGGCAAATGGAGCCAAACGTCCGGTAGTGGATAAAAACGAAGATGGTACCAAAAAGAAATAA
- a CDS encoding RagB/SusD family nutrient uptake outer membrane protein codes for MKKIFITAASLCVLLTLGSCRKFLTEVSPTTIKVTNYYTKVGDINSTLAGLYGSFQVEMLGDGTNKYGGKYHYWGEIRSDNFEDSGYRSSISTQMAFNTLTSGNTVSNWEGLYRTIAIANNCIKYFPVVPNYDKNATQAIVNAGLAQAYAMRAMCYFYIVRLWGDAPLRTEPYGDLSQEPRLPRTSKDEIMNKVIIPDLQTAYDLIPKQQSANIWYINEAAIAAIAADVAMWNAGTKNNAADYVTAIAWFKKVFAAKGQTGVVYGETNANLEPTATWKNLFLNPTTTKESIWSINWNSGFNGCACIPIGKQKSNNPVMVDSLIHATWKLNKLDTRVLKTIDTLRGINHQDKVLKYYNYATQIVVNDDPIPLNIYAVMYRLGDMFLLYAEALNKTGDRVNALKMMNLIHVRAGMPAILATDPSVSTGGVLDETKLEDAILKERQYETFAEGKRWFDLVRTNHVFKVMDPILDRRRTLRYGVPSSSGFAEATRILWPIYKTLLEDNTKLVQNQPYN; via the coding sequence ATGAAGAAGATATTTATAACAGCAGCATCCCTGTGTGTTTTATTAACCTTGGGTAGCTGTAGAAAATTTTTAACGGAAGTTTCACCTACTACTATTAAGGTGACTAATTATTATACTAAAGTTGGGGACATTAATTCGACCCTGGCTGGCCTTTACGGTTCTTTCCAGGTAGAGATGTTGGGTGATGGGACTAATAAGTATGGAGGTAAATACCATTATTGGGGTGAGATAAGGTCAGATAACTTTGAAGATTCTGGATATCGTTCTAGTATAAGTACGCAGATGGCCTTCAATACACTTACTTCTGGTAATACGGTTTCAAACTGGGAAGGTTTATACAGGACGATTGCTATCGCTAACAATTGTATCAAATATTTCCCTGTAGTTCCTAATTATGATAAAAATGCAACTCAGGCAATAGTAAATGCAGGTTTGGCTCAGGCTTACGCCATGCGTGCGATGTGTTATTTCTACATTGTACGCTTATGGGGCGATGCTCCTCTGCGCACCGAGCCTTATGGTGATTTAAGTCAGGAACCAAGGCTGCCAAGGACATCAAAAGATGAGATTATGAATAAAGTTATTATTCCTGATTTGCAAACGGCCTATGACCTGATTCCTAAACAACAAAGTGCAAACATCTGGTATATTAATGAGGCTGCCATTGCTGCTATTGCTGCTGATGTTGCTATGTGGAATGCAGGGACGAAAAACAATGCTGCAGACTATGTTACTGCAATTGCATGGTTTAAGAAAGTTTTTGCGGCTAAAGGTCAAACAGGAGTCGTATACGGTGAAACCAATGCAAATTTGGAGCCTACGGCTACCTGGAAAAATCTGTTTCTAAATCCGACTACAACTAAAGAATCTATCTGGAGCATCAACTGGAATAGCGGCTTTAACGGCTGTGCCTGTATTCCTATCGGAAAGCAAAAAAGTAACAATCCGGTTATGGTGGATTCGTTAATTCATGCTACATGGAAATTAAATAAATTGGATACAAGGGTACTTAAAACTATTGATACACTTAGAGGAATCAATCACCAGGATAAAGTATTGAAGTACTATAACTATGCTACGCAAATTGTAGTTAATGACGATCCAATTCCATTGAATATATATGCTGTAATGTACCGTTTAGGTGATATGTTCCTACTTTATGCAGAAGCATTGAATAAGACCGGAGACAGGGTAAACGCACTTAAGATGATGAATCTAATTCATGTGCGTGCAGGTATGCCAGCTATATTGGCTACAGATCCATCTGTGTCTACAGGAGGTGTTCTTGATGAAACCAAATTGGAAGATGCAATTTTAAAAGAAAGACAATACGAAACTTTTGCTGAAGGAAAAAGATGGTTTGATTTGGTGCGTACCAATCATGTATTTAAAGTAATGGATCCTATTCTTGACAGAAGAAGAACGCTTAGGTATGGTGTTCCCTCATCTTCGGGTTTTGCAGAAGCAACCCGAATTTTATGGCCAATCTATAAAACGCTGTTAGAAGATAATACTAAATTAGTTCAAAATCAGCCTTATAATTAA
- a CDS encoding TonB-dependent receptor, translating into MMLQFVGSIVYAQTIKVTGTVTDAKGESLPGVSVKVKGTAIGSTTSADGKYTVNVLDATSVLVFSYIGYIKQEEVVGTRKNISVKLKEDESSLNEVVVTGFGQTMPKKDLTGATVGVGAQAIAERQPTTLSEALQGQAAGVLVTTDGGSPSGQGNIQIRGLSSINAGNGPLYIIDGITSENADFVNPMDIADIQILKDASSTAVYGSRGGNGVILITTKKGQDGKPNIGLSYNNIFGRLAHKLHTLSSDELRKYRSMRSGGSGAIPDSLNPYTNADNDFQDLLFRTSNRKVVALSASGGTKGSTYYAGINYTDDQAIILNSSLKRLQTKLNVESKLTSKLTFSNNLAFAYQTGNEIPVGTSAKQVFEKNPWTSIYRPDGSYAGYIESKRNPVAYAMLTQDVDNNYTVQYNTKTDYAFSKYLKISGLFNATLDTKGNNFFSPSSLTNGGTGTATGSNTFSRRFKWEGQTYLNYQRTFNNDHTVTVNAGLTSDRTKNESFTIGMMNYLTEAINNSSAGTVDLTKTKTDGWAVSSAAAFIRGNYSYKGRYILQANYRRDGSSRFGPLRKWGDFTSGSAAWRFSDEKFMSFSKSWLDDAKLRFSYGEAGNDNIGNYLYENNMEFGVYNYNVINSATENLTMGNPEIQWESVNTTNLGADFTLLKGKISLTLDYYDKTTSNLLYKTEIPKETGKSNATINLGTIRNKGFEFTINATPFRNKDFSWNTSYNMSFQRGKVVKLANGVPLVAGNIFKIREGGRIGDMFVYKNLGVYQYDSSNAYTPDGIRLTPDLSTLTILPGDAKMDVVSRYFLNGQEYTGEIKRRMNGVNVLRAGDTEWLDVNNDNVIDDADLVNIGNGLPDFYFGFSNTFKYKRFSLNVLFNGQVGNKVYNSVANGQNTGSSTYSPPTYQMITNSWWEKGDVALYPNILAKDDRGSIRNGYNSLYVEDGSFIRLSSARLTYALDQKWATKVKMRNASIFVYGTNLATWTKYSWYDPEFTSSNALTPGVDGGKYPRRREVGFGVNFNF; encoded by the coding sequence ATGATGTTGCAGTTTGTAGGATCAATAGTCTATGCTCAAACAATTAAGGTTACCGGTACTGTAACAGACGCAAAAGGGGAATCTTTACCTGGTGTAAGTGTTAAAGTAAAGGGTACTGCCATTGGAAGTACTACGTCTGCTGACGGTAAGTATACCGTAAATGTACTGGATGCTACTTCGGTTTTAGTGTTTTCATATATTGGATATATCAAACAAGAAGAGGTAGTAGGAACAAGAAAAAATATCAGTGTTAAGTTAAAGGAGGATGAAAGTAGTCTGAATGAGGTGGTTGTAACTGGTTTTGGACAAACCATGCCTAAGAAGGATCTTACAGGAGCGACGGTGGGTGTGGGAGCACAGGCAATCGCAGAACGCCAGCCAACTACTTTATCTGAGGCACTTCAGGGACAGGCAGCAGGGGTGTTGGTAACTACGGACGGTGGATCACCTTCTGGTCAGGGAAATATTCAAATCAGGGGTTTATCGAGTATTAACGCAGGTAATGGGCCTTTGTATATAATTGATGGAATTACCAGTGAGAATGCCGACTTTGTAAATCCCATGGATATTGCTGATATCCAGATCTTGAAAGATGCTTCTTCAACTGCCGTTTATGGCTCCAGGGGAGGGAATGGGGTAATCCTGATTACCACAAAGAAAGGTCAGGATGGTAAGCCTAATATTGGACTCAGTTACAATAATATTTTTGGTAGATTGGCGCATAAACTACATACTTTAAGTTCGGACGAGTTGCGTAAATATCGTTCAATGCGTAGTGGTGGTAGTGGAGCTATTCCAGACTCCTTAAACCCTTATACCAATGCGGATAATGATTTTCAAGATCTCTTGTTTAGAACTTCAAACAGAAAGGTTGTTGCTTTGAGTGCTAGTGGAGGTACCAAAGGATCTACCTATTATGCTGGGATTAACTATACTGATGATCAGGCAATTATTTTGAATAGTTCATTGAAAAGACTTCAAACTAAATTGAATGTGGAAAGTAAACTGACAAGTAAATTGACTTTTAGCAATAACCTGGCATTTGCCTATCAGACAGGTAATGAGATTCCTGTAGGTACCAGTGCAAAACAAGTATTTGAAAAGAATCCATGGACAAGTATTTATCGCCCCGATGGATCCTATGCGGGTTATATTGAATCCAAGCGAAATCCGGTAGCTTATGCCATGCTTACTCAGGATGTAGATAATAATTATACTGTACAGTATAATACTAAAACAGATTATGCATTTTCAAAGTACCTTAAAATATCCGGACTTTTCAATGCAACGCTTGATACTAAAGGTAATAATTTTTTCTCACCTTCTTCATTAACGAATGGTGGGACTGGTACAGCTACTGGAAGTAATACTTTTAGCAGAAGGTTCAAATGGGAGGGACAAACGTATCTAAACTACCAAAGAACATTTAATAATGACCATACCGTTACTGTAAATGCTGGATTAACTTCTGACAGAACTAAAAACGAATCTTTTACTATTGGGATGATGAATTATCTGACGGAAGCCATCAATAACAGTAGTGCGGGAACAGTTGACTTGACTAAAACGAAAACTGATGGTTGGGCGGTTTCTAGTGCAGCTGCATTTATCAGGGGTAATTATAGTTATAAAGGAAGGTATATTCTTCAGGCCAATTATCGCAGGGATGGGTCTTCCAGATTTGGGCCTTTAAGAAAATGGGGTGATTTTACTTCTGGTTCAGCAGCCTGGCGTTTTTCGGATGAAAAATTTATGTCTTTTTCAAAAAGCTGGTTGGATGATGCGAAGTTGAGATTCAGTTATGGAGAGGCAGGAAATGATAACATTGGTAATTATTTGTATGAAAATAATATGGAGTTCGGTGTATATAATTATAACGTGATCAATAGTGCAACTGAGAATTTGACCATGGGTAATCCTGAAATTCAATGGGAAAGTGTAAATACAACCAATTTGGGGGCAGATTTTACCCTACTTAAGGGAAAAATCTCATTGACTCTTGATTATTATGACAAAACAACTTCTAATTTGCTATACAAAACAGAGATCCCGAAGGAAACCGGTAAGTCAAATGCAACTATAAATCTGGGTACGATCCGAAATAAAGGATTTGAGTTTACCATCAATGCTACGCCATTTAGAAACAAAGATTTCAGCTGGAATACTTCTTACAATATGTCATTTCAAAGAGGAAAGGTTGTTAAGTTGGCAAATGGGGTACCTTTAGTTGCTGGTAATATTTTCAAGATTAGAGAAGGTGGCCGTATAGGAGATATGTTTGTTTATAAAAACCTGGGTGTTTATCAGTATGATTCTTCTAATGCTTATACACCTGATGGAATTAGGTTAACTCCGGATTTATCCACACTGACAATTTTGCCTGGTGATGCTAAAATGGATGTAGTATCCAGATATTTCTTAAATGGTCAGGAATACACAGGTGAAATCAAAAGACGTATGAATGGTGTAAATGTATTGCGTGCCGGGGATACGGAATGGTTAGATGTAAATAATGATAATGTAATTGACGATGCTGACCTTGTGAATATTGGAAATGGCCTTCCTGATTTTTACTTTGGTTTTTCCAATACGTTTAAATATAAACGATTCTCTTTAAATGTGTTGTTTAACGGACAAGTTGGTAATAAGGTTTATAATTCTGTTGCAAATGGACAAAATACAGGTAGCTCAACCTACTCTCCCCCAACTTATCAGATGATTACAAATTCCTGGTGGGAAAAAGGTGATGTTGCACTTTATCCAAATATCCTGGCTAAGGATGATCGTGGTAGCATTAGAAATGGTTACAATAGCTTATATGTAGAAGATGGAAGCTTTATCAGATTGTCTAGTGCGAGACTTACTTATGCCCTGGATCAGAAATGGGCAACCAAAGTGAAAATGAGAAATGCAAGCATTTTTGTGTATGGAACTAACCTGGCAACCTGGACTAAATATAGTTGGTACGACCCTGAATTTACAAGTTCAAATGCTTTAACTCCTGGAGTAGATGGTGGAAAGTATCCAAGAAGAAGAGAAGTTGGTTTTGGTGTAAACTTTAATTTTTAA
- a CDS encoding RNA polymerase sigma-70 factor: MREQIQHTAFSFEELFKDNYARLCHFAIQFLKDDDAAKDIVQEVFVTYWNMDGRPEHDATVNAFLYASVRNACLNKLRRQKLEHSFLNDQEADPSEDAVALNSMIRSEVLAELHKVITTLPDNCQKIFRMGYLEGLKNPQIAAELGISINTVKTQKKRGLQLLKMRLNPDLFAIISVFLLK; this comes from the coding sequence TTGAGAGAACAAATACAACATACGGCATTTTCATTTGAAGAATTGTTTAAGGACAATTATGCAAGGTTATGTCATTTTGCGATTCAATTTTTAAAGGATGATGATGCAGCCAAAGATATTGTTCAAGAGGTTTTTGTAACTTACTGGAATATGGATGGCAGGCCGGAACATGATGCTACCGTAAATGCATTTTTATACGCATCGGTACGAAATGCATGCCTTAATAAGCTACGCAGGCAAAAACTAGAGCATAGCTTTCTAAATGATCAGGAGGCTGATCCCTCTGAGGATGCCGTGGCTCTAAATTCAATGATTAGATCGGAAGTGCTCGCAGAATTACACAAGGTAATTACTACTTTGCCAGACAATTGTCAGAAAATCTTTCGTATGGGGTATTTAGAAGGTTTAAAAAACCCACAAATTGCAGCAGAACTTGGCATTAGCATCAACACCGTTAAAACCCAGAAAAAGCGCGGCCTACAGTTACTAAAAATGCGTTTAAACCCAGATTTATTTGCTATTATTTCAGTTTTTTTGCTGAAATAA
- a CDS encoding FecR domain-containing protein: METQNNFKHTSELIIKFLNNELSGKEKKEFELWLNASAENNALVESFRNTAHIQQEINYLDAVDINKGWEDVSKQIGLMPVKKLVWAKILRYSAAAILMISIGIYTYSTKIKSTGNNGIAAVQDIMPGSKKATLELADGSVINLNDTSLRLAAEDGHAAIGAKDGVLAFSATRKRNNSNGYNLLKTPRAGEYKMILPDGTNVWLNASSSLRFPGNFNKNERRVELTGEAYFEVAHNKALPFIVSFNKTEVEVLGTHFNISSYEAFSKTTLLEGAIKISEGTNKRLIKPGEQAFTYDGHLTVHPADTYKSIAWKEGVFYFKEDRIKDILDQVSRWYDVDIVYNGEPNRKRYSGTIRRQATLSQVLEMLKTVSRAEYSLSDKTVTVNFKD; this comes from the coding sequence ATGGAAACGCAAAACAATTTTAAACATACATCCGAACTTATCATTAAGTTCCTGAATAACGAACTATCCGGTAAGGAGAAAAAAGAGTTTGAATTATGGCTCAACGCTTCAGCTGAGAACAATGCACTTGTTGAATCCTTCAGAAACACAGCGCATATACAGCAGGAAATCAATTATTTGGACGCGGTAGATATCAACAAGGGTTGGGAAGATGTTTCAAAACAAATTGGTCTTATGCCGGTAAAAAAATTAGTCTGGGCTAAAATATTACGGTATAGTGCCGCAGCAATATTGATGATTAGCATAGGTATTTATACCTATAGCACAAAAATAAAATCTACCGGAAATAATGGGATCGCCGCTGTTCAGGATATTATGCCGGGGAGTAAAAAGGCAACACTTGAATTAGCAGATGGATCAGTAATTAACCTTAATGATACCAGCCTTCGGTTAGCAGCTGAAGATGGCCATGCAGCAATAGGTGCTAAAGATGGTGTCCTGGCCTTTAGCGCTACAAGAAAAAGAAACAACAGCAATGGCTATAATTTATTAAAAACACCGAGAGCCGGTGAATATAAAATGATTTTACCTGATGGAACTAATGTATGGTTAAATGCATCTTCTTCTTTACGCTTCCCTGGCAATTTTAATAAGAATGAGCGACGGGTAGAACTGACCGGTGAGGCCTACTTTGAAGTAGCACACAATAAGGCGCTTCCATTTATAGTAAGTTTCAACAAAACAGAGGTGGAGGTATTAGGAACCCACTTCAACATCAGCTCGTATGAAGCATTTAGCAAAACTACGCTACTTGAAGGTGCCATTAAGATTTCTGAAGGCACTAACAAACGTCTGATCAAACCAGGAGAACAGGCCTTCACCTATGATGGACACTTAACCGTTCATCCTGCAGACACTTACAAATCAATTGCCTGGAAAGAAGGTGTATTTTATTTTAAGGAAGATCGGATAAAGGATATCCTTGATCAGGTTTCCAGATGGTATGATGTAGACATTGTTTACAATGGAGAACCCAACAGAAAGAGATATAGCGGAACAATACGGAGGCAAGCAACTTTAAGCCAGGTATTGGAAATGTTAAAAACGGTTAGTCGTGCAGAATATAGCTTAAGCGATAAAACTGTAACCGTAAATTTTAAAGATTAA